One region of Chryseobacterium sp. C-71 genomic DNA includes:
- a CDS encoding ABC transporter ATP-binding protein, producing the protein MKKQDTWAIVKRLFFIGMKFRSWFIFTLIISIILSIVSTYRPYLTMQIVDNDITKLKDKALMMKHIYGLVGLVFAETILNFFLVYFSNYISQNVIRDIRERLYNKLIYFRTAFFDKTPIGQLVTRAVGDVETIATVYTDGFLMVFGDVLRIIFVLFMMFQVDVHLSYISLAILPLMVVITRFFQKRLKKAFGDERTWTSNQNSFVQERLAGMPIIQVFNRQQAEFKKFDDINITLKSALLKTVFIFSLFFPVVELISSLFIGFVLFYGGYITISAGVVIAFIQFISMLIRPLRQIADRFNNIQRGIVGAERVLGIMDEDYAMPNDGKVFKDHFDGKIEFKDVRFAYDDKQEVLKGIDFKVNPGETVAIVGATGAGKSTIISLITRLYDINSGEIYIDDVELKDYELYNLRSHIGVVLQDVFLFHGSIFENLAFGDDSVTLEKIKSGAKEIEVDDFIESLPGGYEYVVSERGSSISLGQRQLLSFLRAYLSDPKILILDEATSSIDHESEKLIQRATEKITKNRTSIIIAHRLSTIEKADKIIVMDQGKIVEEGKHLELLANNGYYSTLYKAQLRHEIEVEEKI; encoded by the coding sequence ATGAAAAAACAAGATACCTGGGCAATTGTAAAAAGGCTTTTCTTCATCGGTATGAAGTTTCGTTCCTGGTTTATTTTTACCCTGATTATTTCTATCATATTGTCGATCGTTTCTACTTACAGACCTTATCTTACAATGCAGATTGTTGATAATGATATTACGAAACTGAAAGATAAAGCCTTGATGATGAAGCATATTTATGGCTTAGTCGGATTGGTTTTTGCGGAGACGATTTTAAATTTCTTTTTGGTTTATTTTTCCAATTATATATCGCAGAATGTGATCAGAGATATTCGTGAAAGATTGTATAATAAACTGATTTATTTCAGAACGGCTTTTTTTGATAAAACTCCGATTGGTCAGCTGGTAACGCGTGCTGTTGGTGATGTTGAAACGATTGCTACAGTTTATACCGATGGTTTTCTGATGGTTTTTGGTGACGTGTTGAGGATTATTTTTGTTTTGTTTATGATGTTTCAGGTTGATGTGCATCTGAGTTATATCTCATTGGCAATTTTACCTTTAATGGTCGTGATTACAAGATTTTTCCAGAAAAGACTGAAGAAAGCTTTTGGGGATGAAAGAACCTGGACTTCCAATCAAAACTCGTTTGTACAGGAAAGGCTTGCAGGAATGCCGATTATCCAAGTGTTTAACAGACAACAGGCTGAATTTAAAAAGTTTGATGACATCAATATTACTTTAAAAAGTGCTTTATTAAAAACGGTTTTTATCTTTTCACTGTTTTTTCCAGTAGTTGAATTGATTTCTTCACTTTTTATTGGTTTTGTGCTTTTTTATGGCGGTTATATTACCATCAGTGCGGGAGTTGTGATTGCATTTATTCAGTTTATTTCGATGTTGATTCGTCCTTTACGACAGATTGCAGATCGTTTCAACAACATTCAGCGTGGAATTGTTGGTGCCGAAAGAGTTTTAGGAATTATGGATGAAGATTATGCCATGCCTAATGATGGTAAGGTTTTTAAAGACCATTTCGACGGAAAAATAGAATTCAAAGATGTGCGTTTCGCATACGATGACAAGCAGGAAGTTTTAAAAGGAATCGATTTTAAAGTAAATCCTGGAGAAACTGTAGCGATCGTTGGTGCAACCGGAGCGGGTAAGTCTACAATTATCAGCCTGATTACAAGGTTGTATGATATTAATTCAGGTGAAATTTATATTGATGATGTTGAACTGAAAGATTACGAACTGTATAATCTGAGAAGTCATATTGGTGTCGTGTTGCAGGATGTTTTCTTGTTCCACGGAAGTATTTTTGAGAATCTAGCGTTCGGAGATGACAGTGTGACTTTAGAGAAAATAAAATCCGGTGCAAAGGAAATCGAAGTCGATGATTTTATCGAAAGTCTTCCCGGCGGTTATGAATATGTGGTGAGTGAAAGAGGCTCTTCCATTTCACTTGGGCAAAGGCAATTGTTGTCATTTTTAAGAGCTTATTTATCTGATCCCAAAATCCTTATTTTAGATGAAGCAACTTCGTCAATTGATCACGAAAGCGAAAAACTGATTCAAAGAGCAACCGAAAAAATCACTAAAAACAGAACGTCAATCATTATTGCACATCGACTTTCAACCATCGAGAAAGCTGATAAAATCATCGTGATGGATCAGGGTAAAATCGTTGAAGAAGGAAAGCATCTTGAACTTCTCGCTAATAACGGTTATTATTCAACTTTGTACAAAGCGCAGCTGAGACACGAGATTGAAGTTGAGGAAAAGATTTAA
- a CDS encoding carboxylesterase, with protein sequence MKTKTIVLIHGLFVNNTSWKNWKSYFEAQGYTVHTPSNPGHEGNPIDLKKNIPSELKNVGFDDTVQNLVKFIDTLPEKPIVIGHSFGGLMVQKLIDMGKAVAGVSIDGAPPKNVMAPFSTVKIVWPVVNFFKGNSAFLGTKEWYHKAFFNNYSKEESDKLYESVAAPESRKLARDPLFKSSAKLDLNKPHEPLLFIAGSNDNIFPAAFSRKIANAYKDQKSIVDFKEFEGRSHFIAGEKGWEEVADYVLNWLKKLA encoded by the coding sequence ATGAAAACAAAAACGATCGTATTGATTCACGGGTTATTCGTAAACAATACAAGCTGGAAAAACTGGAAATCTTATTTCGAAGCACAAGGTTACACTGTGCACACTCCATCCAATCCCGGACATGAAGGAAATCCGATTGATTTAAAGAAAAACATTCCTTCAGAATTGAAAAATGTTGGCTTTGATGACACGGTACAAAATTTAGTAAAATTCATCGACACCCTTCCTGAAAAACCAATCGTTATCGGGCATTCATTCGGTGGATTAATGGTACAAAAGCTGATTGATATGGGAAAAGCTGTTGCGGGTGTAAGCATTGACGGAGCTCCACCAAAAAATGTGATGGCTCCTTTTTCTACCGTCAAAATTGTCTGGCCTGTTGTGAATTTCTTCAAAGGAAACTCTGCATTTCTGGGAACCAAAGAATGGTATCACAAAGCTTTCTTCAATAATTATTCTAAAGAAGAAAGCGACAAATTGTACGAATCTGTTGCGGCTCCCGAAAGCAGGAAATTAGCAAGAGATCCGCTTTTCAAATCTTCAGCAAAATTAGATTTAAACAAACCTCACGAACCATTATTATTTATCGCAGGTTCCAACGACAATATTTTTCCGGCAGCATTTTCAAGAAAAATTGCCAATGCTTACAAAGACCAGAAAAGTATTGTTGATTTTAAAGAATTTGAAGGCAGAAGCCATTTTATTGCTGGTGAGAAAGGTTGGGAAGAAGTTGCTGACTATGTTTTGAATTGGTTGAAAAAACTGGCTTAA
- a CDS encoding Crp/Fnr family transcriptional regulator, producing the protein MTEIEKLAFALHHFAGLSEEDFKLSEDFWHPKECKKGEFYNLRATVCTYFGFIVDGVFRSYTIDEKTGEEKNVFLYSANGFVVSFKSFINQIPCDYHTQALTDATIIYIRYTDLISLYQQSHQWEKFGRLLAQEAFNVTMSRIEGFILKSPEERYLDLMKQHPDIFNNVPLYHISSYLGIQGPSLSRIRKRISGK; encoded by the coding sequence ATGACCGAAATAGAAAAACTTGCCTTTGCGCTCCATCACTTCGCCGGTCTTTCGGAAGAAGATTTTAAATTATCTGAGGATTTTTGGCATCCGAAAGAATGCAAAAAAGGAGAGTTTTATAATCTTCGGGCAACGGTTTGTACCTATTTTGGGTTTATTGTTGATGGCGTTTTCCGTTCTTATACGATTGATGAGAAAACAGGAGAAGAAAAGAATGTTTTTCTCTATTCGGCGAACGGATTTGTGGTTTCTTTCAAAAGTTTTATCAATCAGATTCCTTGTGATTATCACACGCAGGCTTTGACGGATGCTACCATTATTTACATCCGTTATACAGATTTAATTTCCTTGTATCAGCAGTCGCATCAGTGGGAAAAATTTGGACGGCTTTTGGCGCAGGAAGCTTTTAATGTGACGATGTCAAGGATTGAAGGATTTATTTTGAAATCTCCTGAAGAGCGGTATTTAGATTTGATGAAACAGCATCCTGATATTTTCAACAACGTTCCGTTGTATCATATTTCTTCATATCTGGGAATTCAGGGGCCGTCTTTAAGCAGGATAAGAAAAAGAATTTCAGGGAAGTAA
- the truA gene encoding tRNA pseudouridine(38-40) synthase TruA, protein MRYFIEFSYNGKNYFGYQIQPNDISVQEELEKALSTILREPIKTVGAGRTDTGVHAKKMFAHFETEQVLSDQLSYKLNSFLPSDISIKRIFKVEKDFHARFDATFRTYEYYISLEKNPFTQDSAWQLWRRNIDVDKMNEACKILFEYEDFTSFAKLHTDNKTNLCKIYKAEWEQNGSELKFTVSANRFLRNMVRAIVGTMIEVGSGKIQPEDVRKIIENKNRNSAGVSAPAHALYLVDVGYEFDEI, encoded by the coding sequence TTGAGGTATTTTATAGAATTTTCATACAACGGTAAAAATTATTTTGGCTATCAGATTCAGCCCAATGACATTTCTGTGCAGGAAGAATTGGAAAAAGCACTTTCCACCATTTTGCGGGAACCGATCAAAACGGTAGGAGCGGGGAGAACCGATACTGGTGTTCATGCAAAAAAGATGTTTGCCCATTTTGAAACAGAACAAGTTCTGAGCGATCAGCTTTCCTACAAACTTAATAGTTTTCTTCCTTCAGATATTTCAATTAAAAGAATTTTTAAGGTTGAAAAAGATTTTCATGCAAGATTTGATGCGACTTTCAGAACGTATGAATATTACATTTCATTAGAAAAAAATCCTTTTACTCAAGATTCGGCGTGGCAGCTTTGGAGAAGGAATATTGATGTCGATAAAATGAACGAAGCCTGTAAAATTCTTTTTGAATATGAAGATTTTACAAGTTTTGCGAAGCTTCACACTGACAACAAAACCAATCTCTGCAAAATATATAAAGCAGAATGGGAACAAAATGGAAGCGAACTAAAATTCACTGTTTCAGCCAACCGTTTCCTAAGAAATATGGTAAGAGCCATCGTAGGAACAATGATTGAAGTTGGTTCCGGGAAGATACAGCCGGAAGATGTAAGAAAAATAATAGAAAACAAAAATCGGAACTCTGCCGGAGTTTCTGCACCTGCTCATGCATTGTATTTAGTAGATGTGGGATATGAATTTGATGAAATTTAA
- the lpxK gene encoding tetraacyldisaccharide 4'-kinase, which translates to MKRWYLYPFSLGYHMVTGIRNTMYDLGIFKSTKFKTPIINVGNLSVGGSGKSPMVMYLAKSLSKYYRTGVLSRGYGRLTKGYDVTNYDSNYKTVGDEAMQLFERFKNRFVIAVSEDRVPGAKKVIDDMDLDVLILDDAMQHRAIKAGFNILMTDFNDPYFKDHLLPAGDLRESRAGAGRADIIMISKCPDELTEETKQYYISRIRPAHNQKVFFSSIGYDENVYSREKMLPDNNLSYYDILLITGIANPKPLLNHLSKFSQKVKHLKFRDHHNFSDADIKNIVAEYKKLGEYKLILTTEKDYVRLKTFDYLRDMVYYWPINVVIDKKEEFNQMILNYVNKKH; encoded by the coding sequence ATGAAAAGATGGTATCTCTATCCTTTTTCTTTGGGTTATCACATGGTGACGGGCATCCGAAACACAATGTATGATCTGGGAATATTTAAATCTACGAAATTCAAAACTCCGATTATCAATGTCGGCAATCTTTCTGTGGGCGGAAGCGGAAAATCGCCTATGGTGATGTATTTGGCTAAATCTTTATCTAAATATTACAGAACCGGAGTGCTTTCCCGTGGTTATGGAAGACTAACCAAAGGATATGACGTTACCAATTACGACAGCAACTACAAAACAGTGGGTGACGAGGCGATGCAGTTATTTGAACGTTTCAAAAACCGTTTTGTAATCGCAGTTTCTGAAGATCGTGTTCCTGGAGCCAAAAAAGTTATTGACGATATGGATCTTGATGTTCTGATTCTTGATGATGCCATGCAGCACAGAGCCATCAAAGCCGGATTTAACATTCTGATGACTGACTTTAATGATCCTTATTTTAAAGATCATCTTCTTCCAGCCGGAGATTTAAGAGAATCCAGAGCTGGAGCAGGTCGTGCAGACATTATCATGATCAGCAAATGTCCTGATGAACTGACGGAAGAAACCAAACAATATTACATCTCAAGAATACGACCTGCACACAATCAAAAAGTATTTTTCTCATCGATTGGATATGATGAAAACGTATATTCAAGAGAGAAAATGCTGCCAGACAATAACCTCAGCTACTATGACATCCTTCTCATCACAGGAATTGCCAACCCGAAACCTCTATTGAATCATTTGTCTAAATTTTCTCAGAAAGTGAAACATCTCAAATTCAGAGACCACCACAATTTTTCTGATGCAGATATTAAAAACATCGTTGCAGAATACAAAAAACTGGGCGAGTACAAATTAATTCTGACCACTGAAAAAGATTATGTACGACTGAAAACTTTTGATTATCTGCGTGATATGGTTTATTACTGGCCAATTAATGTCGTTATTGATAAGAAAGAAGAATTTAATCAGATGATTCTGAATTATGTGAATAAAAAGCATTAA
- a CDS encoding thioredoxin family protein: MKQIMTFLMLSIFTLGCSQKTPDVLKTQFSKEALKQKLEDENGKKITVQEILNQHKGKVLVIDFWAGWCRDCLIALPKAEELERNNPNIDFVFFSLERSKEKFDSSLERFNMKEKENYWFSVGWKNDFNNYVDLNWIPRYMVIDQKSEIAKYYAISPEDPEIQATIDKLLK, from the coding sequence ATGAAGCAGATCATGACATTTTTGATGTTGAGTATTTTCACTTTAGGATGTTCACAAAAAACTCCTGACGTTTTAAAAACTCAATTTTCAAAGGAAGCATTAAAACAAAAATTAGAAGACGAAAACGGGAAAAAAATTACCGTTCAGGAAATATTAAATCAGCACAAAGGAAAAGTTTTGGTCATCGATTTCTGGGCAGGCTGGTGCAGAGACTGTCTTATCGCTTTACCAAAAGCTGAAGAATTGGAAAGAAATAACCCGAACATCGATTTCGTATTTTTTTCATTGGAAAGATCAAAAGAAAAATTCGACAGCAGTCTTGAAAGGTTTAATATGAAAGAAAAAGAAAATTATTGGTTTTCTGTAGGCTGGAAGAATGATTTCAATAATTACGTTGATCTCAACTGGATTCCGAGATATATGGTCATCGATCAAAAATCTGAGATTGCAAAATACTACGCCATTTCTCCAGAAGATCCGGAAATTCAGGCTACGATTGACAAACTTTTAAAGTAA
- the dinB gene encoding DNA polymerase IV: MDFPFPQRKIIHVDMDAFYASVEQLDNPALRGKAIAVGGGHRGVVSAASYEARKYGVRSAMPSKTAKEKCPHLIFVPPRFPRYKEISRMIREIFHEYTDLVEPLSLDEAYLDVTENKKGIESANQIAKEIRQKIFEKTGLTASAGISVNKFLAKVASDINKPNGQKTIHPEKIEKFLEELPVEKFYGVGKVTANKMFSLAIYKGKDLKKRSLEDLTRLFGKSGKYYYDVVRGIHHSEVKPHRIQKSVAVERTFFEDLSDEQQIDEKLESLSEELHQRLTKNNIMGRSLTLKIKYKDFSLFTRSITKEEYFSSPEQYFKTSKKLWELRPYDKAVRLLGLSLSHLNTEEKKQISVQLKIRFEEFED; the protein is encoded by the coding sequence ATGGATTTTCCTTTTCCCCAACGCAAAATTATTCATGTCGATATGGATGCATTCTATGCCTCCGTGGAGCAGCTTGATAATCCTGCACTTCGTGGAAAAGCCATTGCAGTTGGTGGCGGGCATCGAGGCGTAGTTTCTGCCGCAAGTTATGAAGCGAGGAAATATGGTGTGCGTTCTGCAATGCCAAGTAAAACTGCAAAAGAAAAATGTCCGCATTTGATCTTTGTTCCTCCCAGATTTCCGAGGTATAAAGAGATTTCAAGAATGATTCGTGAGATTTTTCATGAATATACTGATTTGGTAGAACCGCTTTCTTTAGATGAAGCCTATCTCGATGTCACCGAAAACAAAAAAGGGATAGAATCTGCCAATCAGATTGCCAAAGAAATCCGTCAGAAAATTTTTGAAAAGACGGGTTTGACAGCCTCTGCAGGAATTTCAGTTAATAAATTTTTAGCTAAAGTTGCTTCTGACATCAATAAACCCAACGGACAAAAAACCATTCATCCCGAAAAAATTGAAAAATTTCTGGAAGAACTTCCTGTCGAAAAATTTTACGGCGTAGGAAAAGTTACCGCCAATAAAATGTTTAGTCTTGCGATTTATAAAGGCAAAGATTTAAAGAAAAGATCGCTGGAAGATTTAACGAGACTTTTCGGTAAGTCGGGAAAATATTATTATGATGTGGTACGTGGCATTCATCATTCTGAAGTGAAACCTCATAGAATCCAAAAAAGCGTTGCCGTGGAAAGAACGTTTTTTGAAGATCTTTCTGATGAGCAGCAGATTGATGAAAAACTAGAAAGCCTAAGCGAAGAACTTCATCAGCGATTAACCAAAAATAATATTATGGGGAGATCTTTGACTCTAAAGATAAAGTACAAAGATTTCTCACTATTCACAAGAAGCATTACAAAAGAAGAATATTTCAGCTCTCCTGAGCAATACTTTAAAACTTCAAAAAAACTTTGGGAACTCCGTCCCTATGATAAAGCGGTACGATTATTGGGTCTGTCGTTATCTCATCTCAACACTGAAGAAAAAAAGCAGATTTCTGTTCAGCTTAAAATTCGTTTTGAGGAATTCGAAGATTAG
- a CDS encoding alpha-amylase, whose amino-acid sequence MNQTMIQFFHWYSDGDGTLWKHAEKEAKHLSELGITSVWFPPAYKGTNGGYSVGYDAYDLYDLGEFDQKNSIPTKYGTKQDYINSIKALKKENIQVIVDIVLGHKAGGDELETFKAAKVDENNREKIISEFSDIQSYTKFTFPGRGKKYSDFEWNFTCFSGVDYAEGKDSHIYKIQSEYGNDWEEMIDDEKGNYDFLMFNDVEHRNPHVREELNTWAKWYFDETDFDGVRLDALKHISFDFYKEWLTMLRTNSGKNIFAVGEYWAPGQLNLLQKYIEATEGCMSLFDSSLHNNFHTASNEGGSYDLRRIFDETLTSADPLHSVSIVDNHDTQPLQDLEAPVETWFKPLAYALILLRENGYPCVFYPDLYGASYKDNDREGNEQEIFLDKVDGIEELLKARKENAYGIQRDYFEDANCLGWTREGDDEHKGCAVVLSNKDAYEKPMEMGKKYIGQTFYDFLGRFEDKVTIDENGWGNFPAPAGNVSVWIPE is encoded by the coding sequence ATGAACCAGACAATGATTCAATTTTTCCACTGGTACAGTGACGGAGACGGGACGCTGTGGAAACATGCCGAAAAAGAGGCAAAACATTTATCAGAATTAGGAATCACATCAGTTTGGTTTCCTCCAGCTTACAAAGGTACAAACGGAGGATATTCTGTAGGATATGATGCGTACGATCTTTATGATCTGGGTGAATTTGACCAAAAAAACAGCATCCCTACAAAATACGGAACCAAGCAGGATTACATCAACTCAATTAAGGCATTGAAAAAAGAAAATATACAGGTTATCGTTGACATTGTTTTAGGTCATAAAGCCGGCGGTGACGAGCTTGAAACCTTTAAAGCAGCAAAAGTAGACGAAAATAACCGTGAAAAAATCATTTCTGAGTTTTCAGATATTCAGTCGTACACAAAATTTACTTTTCCGGGAAGGGGTAAAAAATATTCAGATTTTGAGTGGAATTTCACTTGTTTCAGTGGTGTAGATTATGCAGAAGGAAAAGATTCTCATATCTACAAAATACAGTCTGAATACGGAAATGACTGGGAAGAAATGATCGATGATGAAAAAGGAAATTACGATTTCCTGATGTTTAATGATGTCGAACACAGAAATCCTCATGTACGAGAAGAGCTGAATACTTGGGCAAAATGGTATTTTGATGAAACCGATTTTGACGGTGTTCGTTTAGATGCCTTAAAACATATTTCTTTTGATTTTTATAAAGAATGGTTGACGATGTTGCGCACAAACTCCGGTAAAAATATTTTTGCGGTCGGAGAATACTGGGCTCCAGGACAATTGAATTTACTTCAAAAATATATTGAAGCAACCGAAGGCTGCATGAGTCTTTTTGACAGTTCGCTTCACAATAATTTCCATACAGCATCCAACGAAGGTGGTTCTTATGATTTGCGAAGAATTTTTGATGAAACACTTACTTCAGCTGACCCGCTACACTCTGTAAGTATCGTAGATAATCATGACACTCAACCTTTACAGGATTTGGAAGCGCCGGTTGAAACTTGGTTTAAACCTTTGGCTTATGCCTTGATTTTGCTTAGAGAAAATGGCTATCCGTGTGTCTTTTATCCAGATTTGTATGGCGCAAGCTATAAAGATAATGACCGTGAAGGAAACGAGCAGGAAATATTTTTAGATAAAGTAGACGGCATCGAAGAGCTTTTGAAAGCCAGAAAAGAAAATGCATACGGAATTCAGAGAGATTATTTTGAAGACGCAAATTGCCTAGGCTGGACTCGTGAAGGTGATGATGAACACAAAGGTTGCGCTGTTGTGTTGAGCAATAAAGACGCTTACGAAAAGCCGATGGAAATGGGTAAAAAATATATTGGTCAGACTTTTTATGATTTTCTGGGAAGATTTGAAGATAAGGTAACTATTGATGAAAACGGCTGGGGAAATTTCCCTGCACCTGCCGGAAATGTGAGTGTGTGGATCCCGGAATAG
- a CDS encoding carboxylesterase family protein, whose protein sequence is MKSQQNIETNTFQTPFGKILALKQNGIIKAKNIRYAYSERFKKPIAVEPSDSDILFPEKTPVCPQNISPLLEKMIGKTNLDDFEVDESPQFISVFRPENFNENEKLSVLVWIHGGSYEIGCGDIATADPTDWVKEQSLIVVTISYRLGIFGFLGGTEERPANLGLLDIIEGLKWIKTNISSFGGDAENITLFGQSSGGDAIAHLMASEGIGNLFKRVIIHSAPLGLRQNRSKMSMEFLGNTKSFDEKSDAVEMIENYKNNLPSFIKYGLKAAMPFGTQYGFPPLCNESEVEEKWKQNAKNIDVLIGLNDEETSFYLRASDSLNKYLPKRIIDRAIRTTTEIIYGKPAKDFTENYAEAGGNVYLFRIHPRLTENYFMGAHAIDLPFIFGNESAWKNAGILKNIPWEYINENGKKLRKLWAEFAQSGSISDDSERPEILVLRKV, encoded by the coding sequence ATGAAATCTCAGCAGAATATTGAAACGAATACCTTCCAAACACCATTTGGGAAAATTTTAGCCTTGAAGCAAAACGGAATCATCAAAGCGAAAAACATTCGTTATGCTTATTCTGAAAGGTTTAAAAAACCAATTGCAGTAGAGCCGTCAGATTCTGACATTCTTTTTCCTGAGAAAACTCCGGTTTGTCCGCAAAATATCAGTCCACTTTTAGAAAAGATGATTGGCAAAACCAATTTGGATGATTTTGAAGTAGATGAGTCGCCGCAATTTATTTCGGTTTTCCGTCCTGAAAATTTTAATGAAAATGAAAAATTATCAGTTTTAGTCTGGATTCACGGTGGATCTTATGAAATTGGATGCGGGGATATTGCAACTGCTGATCCTACCGATTGGGTGAAAGAACAGAGTTTGATTGTTGTCACAATTTCTTACCGCTTAGGAATCTTTGGGTTTTTAGGTGGAACAGAAGAAAGACCCGCAAATTTAGGATTATTAGACATTATTGAAGGTTTGAAATGGATAAAAACCAATATTTCAAGTTTTGGTGGTGATGCAGAAAATATTACTCTTTTCGGACAGTCGTCCGGAGGTGATGCGATTGCTCATCTGATGGCATCCGAAGGAATCGGAAATTTATTTAAAAGAGTCATTATTCACAGTGCGCCGTTAGGCTTAAGGCAAAACAGAAGTAAAATGTCTATGGAATTTTTAGGTAATACTAAAAGTTTCGATGAAAAATCTGATGCTGTAGAGATGATAGAAAACTACAAAAATAATCTCCCGTCTTTTATAAAATATGGTTTAAAAGCTGCAATGCCATTCGGAACTCAATATGGTTTTCCGCCATTGTGTAACGAAAGTGAAGTGGAAGAAAAATGGAAACAGAATGCTAAAAATATCGATGTTTTGATTGGCTTGAATGACGAAGAAACTTCCTTTTACTTAAGAGCTTCAGATAGTTTAAATAAATATTTGCCGAAAAGAATCATTGATAGAGCAATCAGAACAACCACAGAAATCATCTACGGAAAACCTGCCAAAGATTTTACTGAAAATTATGCTGAAGCCGGAGGAAATGTATATTTATTCCGAATTCATCCGCGCTTGACTGAAAATTATTTTATGGGAGCACACGCCATTGATCTTCCTTTTATTTTTGGAAATGAATCTGCCTGGAAAAATGCAGGAATTTTAAAAAATATTCCATGGGAATATATTAATGAAAACGGTAAAAAGTTAAGAAAGCTTTGGGCAGAGTTTGCCCAAAGCGGTAGTATATCTGATGATTCTGAAAGACCTGAGATTTTAGTTCTCCGAAAAGTTTAG
- a CDS encoding NAD(P)-dependent alcohol dehydrogenase: protein MNTYSVKAYGTESKEADLKEMNIERREATPKDVEIEILFCGVCHSDLHTARNDWGGTKYPAVPGHEIVGRITKVGSEVSKFKVGDLAGVGCIVDSCGTCESCKQDLEQYCQTGFVGTYNGKDEHLGGHTFGGYSQKVVVDADHVLRIPENLDLAAVAPLLCAGITTWSPLRHWNVGPNSKVAVVGLGGLGHMAIKLAKGLGAEVTLFSRTPGKTEDAKQLGADHVVISTDKEEMKSVAGKFDVIIDTVPYDHDVNPYISTLTINGTHVLVGYLGGLENIINTVPMIMGRKSVAGSVIGGIAETQEMLDFCGEHNIVSEIEIIKMQEINEAYERMLKSDVRYRFVIDMQSL, encoded by the coding sequence ATGAACACATACTCAGTAAAAGCTTACGGTACGGAATCTAAGGAAGCCGACTTAAAAGAAATGAATATTGAAAGAAGAGAAGCAACACCAAAAGACGTAGAAATAGAAATTCTGTTCTGTGGTGTTTGTCACTCAGATCTTCACACGGCAAGAAACGATTGGGGCGGAACAAAATATCCTGCCGTTCCCGGACATGAAATTGTAGGAAGAATTACCAAAGTTGGAAGTGAAGTTTCTAAATTCAAAGTTGGAGATCTTGCAGGAGTTGGTTGTATTGTAGATTCTTGCGGAACTTGTGAAAGCTGCAAACAAGATCTTGAACAATACTGCCAAACAGGATTTGTAGGAACTTATAACGGTAAGGACGAGCATTTAGGAGGTCACACTTTCGGTGGATATTCTCAAAAAGTCGTTGTAGACGCCGATCACGTGTTGAGAATTCCAGAAAACTTAGATTTAGCAGCCGTTGCACCCCTTCTTTGTGCCGGAATTACAACCTGGTCACCTTTAAGACATTGGAATGTGGGTCCAAATTCTAAAGTTGCTGTTGTTGGTTTAGGTGGTTTGGGCCACATGGCGATTAAGCTTGCAAAGGGTTTAGGCGCTGAAGTAACTTTATTCTCCAGAACTCCGGGGAAAACTGAAGATGCAAAACAATTGGGAGCAGATCATGTTGTCATTTCTACAGATAAAGAAGAAATGAAATCTGTAGCAGGAAAGTTCGATGTAATTATCGATACTGTGCCTTATGACCACGATGTGAATCCTTACATTTCGACTTTAACGATCAACGGAACTCATGTTCTGGTTGGATATTTAGGTGGTCTGGAAAATATTATCAATACAGTTCCGATGATTATGGGAAGAAAATCTGTTGCAGGATCTGTCATCGGTGGTATTGCTGAAACTCAGGAGATGCTTGATTTCTGTGGAGAACACAACATCGTTTCTGAAATTGAAATCATCAAAATGCAGGAAATCAATGAGGCTTACGAAAGAATGCTGAAAAGCGACGTGAGGTATCGTTTTGTGATTGATATGCAGTCTCTGTAA